Within Staphylococcus sp. NRL 16/872, the genomic segment TCTAACCTTTCTATTAGAAATTTCATTGAATAATTGAAGATAATGGTCATAACGGAATTGTGGTAAATGACCGTCATCTAATTGATGTTTTACATTACATTGAGGTTCTTTAATATGGTTACAATTTCTAAATTTACATTGCTCACCGTAGTTATCAATATCGATGAAATAATGTTTCAAATCATCTTTTTCAATATGATCGAAATCTAAAGCACTAAACCCGGGAGTATCAGCTATGAAGCCATTCCCTCTTTCAAACAATTCTACATGTCGTGTAGTGTGTTTACCACGGTTAAGCGATTTCGATATGTCATTCGTTTCAAGATTTAGTTCAGGATTAAATGTATTGATAAATGTTGATTTACCTACACCAGATTGCCCACTTAAAACTATTAACCCATTAGGCCATGAAGCAACGACATCGCTTTTATCAGAGTCCTTACCGACAAATTGGATATTATACCCGATAGATTTATAATTAGTTAATAATGATTCAATATATTCAATTTGTGCTTTTGATGCTAAGTCTTTCTTTGTAACTAATATGCTTGGCGCTAAGTCATAAGAATGTGCAATGACTAAGAATCGATCTAATAACTGTGTTGAAAACTCAGGTTCTACTGCACTCATCACTATAATTAAGCCATCAATATTGCTTACTGGCG encodes:
- the rsgA gene encoding ribosome small subunit-dependent GTPase A; this translates as METGRIIKLVSGVYQVDVEGKLYNTKPRGLFRKKKFSPIVGDIVDFDIQNIDEGYIHHVHDRRNALKRPPVSNIDGLIIVMSAVEPEFSTQLLDRFLVIAHSYDLAPSILVTKKDLASKAQIEYIESLLTNYKSIGYNIQFVGKDSDKSDVVASWPNGLIVLSGQSGVGKSTFINTFNPELNLETNDISKSLNRGKHTTRHVELFERGNGFIADTPGFSALDFDHIEKDDLKHYFIDIDNYGEQCKFRNCNHIKEPQCNVKHQLDDGHLPQFRYDHYLQLFNEISNRKVRY